Proteins from one Leptospira wolffii serovar Khorat str. Khorat-H2 genomic window:
- the cysW gene encoding sulfate ABC transporter permease subunit CysW — translation MRHSEPVWIRIVLIGLVLFFAGLILLLPIATVFMEAFAQGLEGYFKGLQDPDTISAAIMTLQVAAIAVPLNAGFGLLAAFLLTRFEFPGKNAILTVIDSPFAVSPVISGLIFLLLFGRQGWLGDTLEEWNIKIVFNTPGLVLATIFITLPFVARELIPLMQSQGKEEEEAGILLGASLYQTFIKIILPNIKWGLLYGLILSNARAMGEFGAVSVLSGHIRGKTNTLPLQIEMLYNEYNSVGAFSAASILVFLSLLTLIAKSLLERNLLSRKKEEIPEEPSATSPAKGSASQGSNVPDFQI, via the coding sequence ATGAGACATTCGGAACCTGTCTGGATACGTATCGTTCTCATCGGGCTCGTGTTGTTTTTTGCCGGTCTAATTCTACTCCTACCCATTGCCACCGTATTCATGGAAGCGTTTGCCCAAGGCCTCGAAGGGTATTTCAAGGGCTTACAAGATCCGGATACGATATCCGCAGCAATCATGACCTTGCAGGTGGCCGCGATTGCCGTTCCTTTGAATGCAGGCTTCGGACTACTTGCGGCGTTCCTACTGACTCGTTTCGAATTTCCCGGCAAGAATGCGATTCTCACCGTCATAGATTCCCCATTCGCCGTATCTCCGGTGATTTCCGGTCTGATCTTCCTATTGCTTTTCGGAAGACAGGGTTGGCTTGGAGATACTTTAGAAGAATGGAATATTAAGATCGTATTTAATACTCCCGGATTAGTGCTCGCGACCATCTTCATCACCCTGCCTTTCGTAGCCCGGGAACTCATCCCGCTCATGCAAAGCCAAGGAAAGGAAGAAGAGGAAGCCGGAATTCTACTCGGGGCATCGCTTTACCAGACCTTCATAAAGATCATTCTACCGAATATCAAATGGGGATTACTCTACGGATTGATTCTTTCTAACGCAAGGGCAATGGGAGAATTCGGAGCGGTATCCGTATTGTCGGGCCATATCCGGGGAAAAACAAACACTCTTCCCCTGCAGATAGAAATGTTATACAACGAATACAATTCGGTAGGAGCCTTTTCAGCCGCTTCTATTCTGGTATTTCTTTCCTTACTCACTCTAATCGCGAAAAGTCTTTTGGAAAGGAACCTTCTCTCCAGAAAGAAGGAAGAAATTCCGGAAGAACCGAGTGCTACTTCCCCCGCAAAAGGATCCGCATCCCAGGGTTCGAACGTTCCCGATTTCCAAATTTAG
- a CDS encoding sulfate ABC transporter substrate-binding protein, whose amino-acid sequence MKTQSQPRPFRSTLKALGILFVISMTSFSLFAEDVLLNVSFDPTRELYEEINKNFASVWKQKSGKDVKIQQSHGGSGKQARAVIDGLEADVVTLALAYDIDSIVSNSGSISKDWEKAFPNHSVPYYSTIVFLVRKGNPKAIKDWDDVVKPGIGVITPNPKTSGGARWNYLAAWGFAKKKYGTEEKAVEFVKALYKNTSVLDTGARGSTTTFVQRGIGDVLLAWENEAELALDESRKANGGTAQFEVVYPSASILAETPVAIVEKVAEKKGNTALAKAYIDFLYTKQGQEIIAKHFFRPNDAAVLKANASKFPKVQLFDVRTLEGSWAAAHKKHFADGGLFDSIYGEAKK is encoded by the coding sequence ATGAAGACCCAATCTCAACCCCGGCCGTTCCGAAGCACCCTAAAGGCGCTTGGAATTCTATTTGTAATCAGCATGACTTCCTTCTCCCTTTTTGCGGAGGATGTACTTCTCAACGTATCCTTCGACCCTACCCGAGAACTTTACGAAGAGATCAATAAGAACTTCGCAAGCGTCTGGAAGCAGAAAAGCGGTAAGGATGTAAAGATCCAACAATCCCACGGCGGTTCCGGCAAGCAGGCCCGTGCGGTGATCGATGGACTGGAAGCGGACGTAGTGACCCTGGCTTTGGCTTACGATATCGATAGCATCGTTTCCAATTCCGGATCCATATCCAAAGATTGGGAAAAGGCTTTCCCGAACCATTCGGTGCCTTATTACTCCACCATCGTATTTTTGGTTCGTAAAGGAAATCCTAAGGCGATCAAAGATTGGGACGATGTCGTGAAGCCCGGAATCGGAGTCATCACGCCCAATCCTAAAACTTCCGGAGGAGCTCGTTGGAATTATCTAGCTGCTTGGGGATTTGCGAAAAAGAAATACGGAACCGAAGAGAAAGCGGTAGAATTCGTTAAGGCTCTTTATAAAAACACTTCCGTATTGGATACCGGTGCCAGAGGTTCCACTACCACCTTCGTCCAAAGAGGAATCGGCGACGTTCTTTTGGCTTGGGAAAACGAGGCGGAGCTCGCTCTTGACGAATCCAGAAAAGCCAACGGAGGAACCGCTCAATTCGAAGTGGTGTATCCTAGCGCAAGCATCCTCGCCGAAACTCCCGTCGCAATCGTGGAAAAAGTGGCCGAGAAAAAAGGAAACACTGCATTGGCAAAAGCTTATATAGACTTCCTGTATACCAAACAAGGACAAGAAATCATCGCTAAGCATTTCTTCCGTCCGAACGACGCAGCGGTATTGAAAGCGAACGCTTCCAAATTTCCTAAAGTGCAACTATTCGACGTGAGAACATTGGAAGGTTCTTGGGCGGCGGCTCATAAGAAGCATTTCGCCGACGGAGGACTTTTCGATAGTATCTATGGAGAGGCAAAGAAGTAG
- a CDS encoding PP2C family protein-serine/threonine phosphatase has translation MMRKFPIYFLLLCILFPIFSCDSPEESPDSRHPYAVQGIMDLQSYDLKEKGPILLSGIWKFRWLYWKSLGTQDPESYEMVSVPSSWNGKNGTRLGEGYGTYELVVQLGRDYGELAVLVPEQSSSYFLYVDGKLLTSCGEVEFPSKTDITIFEVKPAWCNRLAKFFPESEDVKIELQIANKDHRLGGFWAPIRIGTANSMEKVWNGERLMDFFFAGGLFCIGLLHLIYAFVRRGEPASLYFGLYCLVMSSRGAFSGTRVVSEYLEFLKYDHFVRIEYITFYLAIPIFLSYILSVFPRELKRILVDLVWWIAIGACLVVLVFPVRIFTFTITVYYLVAFLAGTLGLFSLTKAALRKRKGALIILGGFIFIYAALIHDILYANFYLDTGYFTNVGAFVFLVAQSVFLSVRSSDSLDRLLDLSRNLEKRVEERTKQLRNALRLIQNDLNVAREIQKGLLGLEDRGEKIIQDLRIRILHKPLAEVGGDLYDITELPDGRIRIFVADATGHGIQAALITILIRKVFEDLRFRENSPGELLSEISNQFHGKYGNVATFFSASLLEISHDRKRLGLSMAGSPPILIQNKGEEHVIECENPLAGLIGNFRFSDREITLEPGFRILCFTDGLTESARLPGDFYGIERVLAYMRLGAKEEMKDFLEGIHSDLLKFLGSSGPKDDILLLGIEDK, from the coding sequence ATGATGCGAAAATTTCCGATCTATTTCCTCCTACTCTGCATACTTTTCCCTATTTTTTCCTGCGATAGTCCCGAAGAAAGTCCGGATAGCCGACATCCCTACGCGGTCCAGGGAATCATGGATTTGCAATCTTACGATTTGAAGGAGAAGGGCCCCATTCTTCTTTCCGGGATCTGGAAATTCAGATGGTTGTATTGGAAGAGTCTTGGGACCCAGGATCCCGAATCCTACGAGATGGTGAGCGTACCTTCTTCTTGGAACGGAAAGAACGGGACTCGACTGGGAGAAGGATACGGAACTTATGAACTTGTCGTTCAATTAGGAAGGGATTACGGAGAATTGGCCGTCCTAGTCCCGGAGCAAAGTTCCTCCTATTTTTTATATGTGGACGGAAAACTTCTGACTTCCTGCGGCGAGGTGGAATTTCCTTCCAAGACGGATATCACGATCTTCGAAGTCAAACCCGCTTGGTGCAATCGTCTCGCGAAATTCTTCCCGGAAAGCGAAGACGTAAAAATAGAATTACAAATTGCGAATAAAGACCATAGGCTGGGGGGATTCTGGGCTCCCATTCGTATAGGAACCGCAAATTCCATGGAGAAGGTTTGGAATGGGGAACGGCTCATGGATTTCTTCTTTGCCGGAGGTCTTTTCTGTATCGGACTTTTGCATCTGATTTACGCCTTCGTAAGAAGAGGAGAACCCGCTTCCCTTTATTTCGGGCTTTATTGTTTGGTGATGTCTTCGAGGGGAGCATTTTCCGGAACCAGAGTCGTTTCCGAATATTTGGAATTTCTAAAATACGATCATTTCGTTCGTATAGAATATATCACATTCTATCTTGCGATCCCTATTTTCCTAAGCTATATCCTCTCCGTGTTTCCTAGGGAACTGAAGAGAATACTGGTGGATCTCGTCTGGTGGATCGCAATCGGCGCCTGTCTTGTGGTCCTGGTCTTTCCGGTCCGTATCTTCACTTTTACGATCACAGTATACTATCTGGTGGCGTTTCTCGCGGGAACTCTCGGTCTATTCTCCCTGACTAAGGCAGCGCTCAGAAAAAGAAAAGGGGCGCTCATCATATTGGGCGGTTTCATATTCATATACGCCGCTCTCATTCACGATATTCTATATGCGAATTTTTATCTGGACACGGGCTATTTTACGAATGTGGGGGCCTTCGTATTCTTAGTAGCCCAATCCGTTTTTCTTTCCGTTCGTAGTTCGGACAGTTTGGATCGTCTCTTGGATCTTTCCCGGAATTTGGAAAAGAGAGTGGAGGAGCGCACGAAGCAACTTAGAAACGCGCTTCGTCTCATCCAAAACGATTTGAATGTAGCGAGAGAAATCCAGAAAGGCCTTTTGGGTTTGGAGGATAGGGGAGAGAAGATCATACAGGACCTTAGGATTCGGATTTTGCATAAACCTCTCGCGGAAGTGGGAGGGGATCTTTACGATATCACCGAATTGCCGGACGGTAGGATTCGTATCTTCGTCGCGGACGCTACGGGGCACGGGATCCAGGCGGCTCTCATAACGATTCTTATCCGGAAAGTATTCGAGGATCTTAGATTCAGGGAGAATTCTCCGGGAGAATTATTATCCGAAATCAGCAATCAATTCCACGGAAAATACGGGAATGTTGCCACATTCTTCTCCGCTTCTCTTTTGGAAATTTCACATGACCGTAAAAGGCTGGGGCTCTCCATGGCGGGTTCCCCTCCCATCCTCATCCAAAACAAGGGGGAAGAGCATGTGATAGAATGTGAGAATCCTCTTGCGGGCCTAATCGGAAATTTCAGATTCTCGGACCGAGAGATCACGCTTGAGCCCGGATTTCGGATCCTATGTTTCACGGACGGTTTGACCGAGTCCGCAAGACTTCCCGGAGATTTTTACGGGATAGAGAGAGTTCTTGCATACATGCGACTCGGAGCAAAGGAAGAAATGAAAGATTTTCTGGAGGGAATTCATTCGGACCTTCTGAAATTTTTAGGAAGCTCCGGACCGAAGGACGATATACTTCTTTTGGGAATCGAAGACAAATGA
- a CDS encoding response regulator codes for MKLFRIAVIEDDPTFAAHCWEGLKKMQRVTKVDVYSAAEDFPVKLVLPYDLVFVDIHLPGKSGLDFIQEMKASNTKTIFAILSAFESEEALFKALKIGALGYILKKDVKNIEETASILLNGGGILSPGLAARVISSFRRPVKEDLEVLSFREKKILDLIVDGRKTKEIAAHFGTKEGTVRLQIKSIFRKLHVNSRIELVRRFS; via the coding sequence GTGAAGCTCTTCCGGATCGCAGTCATCGAGGACGACCCGACCTTTGCCGCGCATTGTTGGGAAGGCTTGAAGAAGATGCAAAGAGTGACCAAAGTGGATGTGTATTCCGCGGCGGAGGATTTTCCGGTAAAGCTCGTTCTTCCCTACGATCTGGTCTTCGTTGATATCCATCTTCCAGGAAAAAGCGGGTTGGATTTTATACAGGAAATGAAGGCCTCAAATACCAAAACTATCTTTGCGATTTTATCCGCCTTCGAGTCGGAGGAGGCCTTATTCAAGGCCTTGAAGATCGGGGCTTTAGGGTATATTCTTAAAAAGGACGTGAAGAATATAGAGGAGACCGCTTCCATACTATTGAACGGTGGGGGGATACTATCGCCTGGACTTGCTGCGAGAGTGATTTCAAGTTTTCGTCGCCCTGTCAAAGAGGATCTGGAAGTACTTTCCTTTCGAGAAAAGAAGATTTTGGATCTAATCGTGGATGGGAGAAAAACGAAGGAAATCGCGGCCCATTTCGGAACCAAGGAAGGTACGGTTCGCCTTCAGATTAAAAGTATATTTAGAAAATTGCATGTAAATTCCCGTATTGAGCTTGTCCGTAGGTTTTCTTAA
- a CDS encoding pirin family protein, translating into MEAVVHKASTRGKVDFGWLKSNHTFSFGSYMNPDRIRFGSLRVLNDDMVAPGGGFDPHPHQNMEIISIPMEGALEHKDSIGTSGVIRSGEVQVMSAGTGIVHSEYNHSETEPVKFLQIWVFPDRNGHKPRYDQKKYPIEERKNRFQVVVSPRGSQEGLWINQNAWFSLADLDSGVELEYVTRNKEGGVYAFLLSGKVNVGGQELDARDGAGFYKVDSLKVKALENSEILLMDVPELN; encoded by the coding sequence ATGGAAGCGGTAGTTCATAAGGCAAGTACGAGAGGAAAAGTGGATTTCGGTTGGTTAAAATCCAATCATACTTTTTCCTTCGGGAGCTATATGAATCCGGATCGCATACGTTTCGGCTCTTTAAGAGTTCTGAACGACGATATGGTGGCACCCGGTGGAGGGTTCGATCCGCATCCGCACCAAAATATGGAAATCATCTCCATCCCTATGGAAGGAGCCTTGGAGCATAAGGACAGTATTGGTACTTCGGGTGTGATTCGATCCGGAGAAGTCCAGGTCATGTCGGCCGGAACGGGTATCGTTCACTCCGAATACAATCATTCCGAAACCGAACCGGTGAAGTTCCTGCAAATTTGGGTCTTCCCTGATCGGAACGGTCATAAACCTAGATACGATCAGAAAAAATATCCGATCGAAGAAAGGAAGAATCGGTTCCAGGTAGTGGTTTCTCCCAGAGGCTCTCAAGAAGGACTCTGGATCAACCAGAACGCTTGGTTCTCACTGGCCGATCTGGATTCGGGAGTCGAATTGGAATACGTCACCCGAAATAAGGAAGGCGGAGTGTATGCGTTCCTTCTCTCCGGAAAGGTGAATGTCGGAGGTCAGGAATTGGACGCAAGAGACGGGGCCGGTTTTTACAAGGTGGATAGCCTAAAAGTAAAAGCCCTGGAAAATTCGGAAATTCTTCTCATGGACGTTCCCGAATTAAATTAA
- a CDS encoding putative membrane protein, which translates to MSKRIEKIKESRVIVGKETANFETDGLVFEEFYQQNHTIAFYFFGIVFFLLLSGLYMEYLRSNWVLFYLDLASLVFCVSALAVLRFFSGTGIFKRITVTFLLLAMVLLEVETQFYDNNAKFFEIEMWIINPILLLLIAFFFSGRPKYYFVFSSVVFFYFVFRTSWEGMQYFETRETWISIADMAALQLFCCFLNVWWFGYRTETIRKTEKLTRQLRLERESISRNLHDYLGAKATDLSLLVKSIQNRHLGDMESVIKLRRLSEEIFQGVREITANVEDAKLISEDVWSGIRVLLLRRYGDGGRKVKFSRIGEADYYSDSDPAAQLLGIVTEICSNDLKYGSGISHWSFKPGKESVKILVRSRSLYTESRLGSLGHKTIRDRASILGGDWNENLIQGRFQGELEIPVERLRRIEFT; encoded by the coding sequence ATGAGTAAGAGAATCGAAAAGATAAAGGAAAGCCGGGTCATAGTCGGAAAAGAAACGGCTAACTTTGAGACCGACGGACTCGTGTTCGAAGAATTCTACCAACAGAATCATACGATCGCTTTCTACTTTTTCGGGATCGTATTCTTCCTACTTCTTTCCGGGCTATACATGGAGTATCTTCGCTCCAATTGGGTTCTATTCTACCTAGATCTGGCTTCACTGGTATTTTGCGTTTCCGCCCTGGCGGTATTACGTTTCTTTTCCGGAACGGGAATATTTAAAAGGATTACGGTTACATTTTTACTTTTGGCCATGGTTCTCTTGGAAGTGGAGACACAATTCTACGATAACAACGCTAAGTTCTTCGAGATAGAAATGTGGATCATCAATCCGATCCTTTTATTACTCATCGCTTTCTTCTTTAGCGGAAGACCTAAATACTATTTCGTTTTTTCCTCCGTAGTTTTTTTCTATTTTGTATTCCGTACGTCTTGGGAGGGAATGCAGTATTTCGAAACCAGAGAGACTTGGATATCCATAGCGGATATGGCTGCCCTTCAGTTATTCTGCTGTTTTTTGAACGTATGGTGGTTCGGATACCGTACGGAAACCATTCGCAAGACTGAAAAATTGACCAGGCAACTCCGCTTGGAAAGGGAATCAATTTCCAGAAATCTGCACGATTATCTGGGAGCCAAGGCCACGGATCTGAGCCTACTCGTGAAATCCATCCAAAACCGTCATCTAGGCGATATGGAGTCCGTAATCAAGTTAAGAAGGCTTTCCGAAGAAATCTTTCAAGGGGTTCGTGAGATAACGGCTAATGTGGAAGACGCTAAACTCATCTCGGAGGACGTATGGAGTGGAATCAGGGTACTCCTATTGAGAAGATACGGAGACGGAGGAAGAAAGGTAAAATTCTCCCGAATCGGGGAGGCGGACTATTATTCGGATTCGGATCCAGCCGCCCAATTATTGGGAATAGTGACCGAGATTTGTTCCAACGATTTAAAATACGGCTCCGGGATATCGCATTGGAGTTTTAAACCCGGCAAGGAAAGTGTAAAGATCCTAGTTCGAAGCCGTTCCCTATACACGGAGTCTCGTTTGGGATCCTTAGGTCATAAAACCATTCGGGACCGTGCATCCATTTTGGGCGGAGACTGGAATGAGAATCTGATCCAAGGACGTTTCCAGGGAGAATTGGAAATTCCCGTGGAGAGATTAAGGAGAATCGAATTTACGTGA
- a CDS encoding sulfate/molybdate ABC transporter ATP-binding protein → MSIEIRNISRRFGEFQALDHVNLTIPEGNLVALLGPSGSGKTTLLRIIAGLDVPDEGEILFDGETSRKKSSKDRGVGFVFQHYALFRHMTIFENIAFGLKVRPRATRPSKEEIRERVFKLLKLVQLENFHDRYPFELSGGQRQRVALARALAIEPKFLLLDEPFGALDAKVRKELRTWLRRLHDEIHITSVFVTHDQEEALEVSDSIVILRSGKIEQIGTPDEVYNKPKTPFVFHFLGDVNLFHGRIHEGTAKIGDIDVETPEHSDVKDTKAVAYVRPYDVEILKTEGQGIPAEVQYIHSTGRNVRVELKRLDSGSLIESLLDQTTYKELNLLPGETVYLRIRKAKVYVEDFSI, encoded by the coding sequence ATGTCCATAGAAATTCGTAATATCAGCAGAAGATTCGGCGAGTTCCAGGCCTTGGACCATGTGAATCTCACGATTCCCGAAGGGAATTTGGTGGCTCTCTTGGGTCCTTCGGGGAGCGGAAAAACCACGTTACTCCGTATCATCGCTGGACTAGACGTTCCCGACGAAGGAGAGATTCTATTCGACGGGGAGACTTCCCGGAAAAAATCCTCCAAGGATAGAGGAGTCGGATTCGTATTCCAACATTACGCTCTCTTCCGTCATATGACGATTTTCGAAAATATCGCCTTCGGACTCAAAGTCCGCCCTCGCGCCACACGCCCTTCCAAGGAGGAGATCAGGGAGAGAGTATTTAAATTATTGAAACTAGTACAACTGGAGAATTTTCACGATCGCTATCCTTTCGAACTTTCCGGAGGGCAAAGACAGCGCGTGGCTTTAGCAAGAGCGCTCGCTATCGAACCTAAGTTTCTTCTTTTGGACGAACCATTCGGAGCACTGGACGCTAAAGTAAGGAAAGAACTTCGTACCTGGCTAAGAAGACTACATGACGAGATTCATATCACGAGCGTATTTGTCACCCACGACCAAGAAGAAGCTCTGGAAGTGAGCGATTCCATCGTGATTCTTAGATCCGGCAAGATCGAACAGATAGGAACTCCTGACGAAGTGTATAATAAACCGAAGACTCCTTTCGTATTCCATTTCTTGGGAGATGTGAATCTATTTCACGGCAGGATCCACGAGGGTACCGCAAAAATCGGAGACATTGATGTGGAAACTCCGGAACACTCGGACGTGAAGGATACCAAAGCGGTTGCTTACGTTCGTCCTTACGACGTGGAAATCCTAAAAACGGAAGGCCAAGGAATTCCTGCGGAGGTGCAGTACATTCATTCCACCGGTAGGAACGTACGAGTGGAGTTAAAAAGATTGGATTCCGGTTCTCTCATCGAATCCCTACTCGACCAGACGACTTACAAGGAATTGAATCTTTTGCCGGGCGAAACCGTATATCTTAGGATTCGTAAGGCAAAAGTATATGTGGAGGAT
- the cysT gene encoding sulfate ABC transporter permease subunit CysT, whose product MKLVIRPYSKTSFSLSLGLTVFYLSCFVIIPLSTLVFKSAGLGFSGLLEVFSEDRIQKALILSFSAGGVAAIINLFVGFLFAWVLVRYEFPGKRILDSLVDLPFTLPTAVAGIALTAIYAPNGWVGKYLDPLGIKIAYAPAGIVVALVFIGFPFVVRTVQPILEDLPKELEEGAYCLGATRFQTFTRVILPELVPSLLAGTSMAFARGIGEYGSVVFISGNLPGKTEILPLLIVTKLEQYEYAKATGIAMLMLALSFAIMFTINYLQNRASRKLG is encoded by the coding sequence TTGAAACTCGTCATCCGTCCCTATTCTAAAACAAGCTTCAGTCTTTCCTTAGGCTTAACCGTCTTTTACCTTAGCTGCTTCGTCATCATTCCTCTATCCACACTCGTCTTTAAGTCGGCGGGACTGGGATTTTCCGGCTTACTAGAAGTCTTCTCGGAAGACCGAATCCAAAAAGCTCTCATATTGAGCTTCAGCGCCGGCGGGGTGGCCGCCATCATCAATTTATTCGTCGGATTTCTATTCGCCTGGGTTCTTGTAAGATACGAATTTCCTGGAAAAAGAATCCTGGATTCTCTAGTAGACCTTCCCTTCACTCTTCCCACAGCGGTTGCAGGGATCGCTCTTACCGCAATCTATGCTCCTAACGGCTGGGTGGGCAAATACCTGGATCCTTTGGGAATCAAGATCGCGTATGCTCCCGCAGGGATCGTAGTGGCGCTCGTATTCATCGGATTTCCTTTCGTAGTTCGAACTGTGCAACCCATTCTGGAAGACCTGCCTAAGGAATTGGAAGAAGGCGCCTATTGCCTAGGGGCAACGCGATTCCAAACATTCACTCGGGTCATTCTTCCCGAACTAGTTCCCTCTTTGCTTGCGGGAACTAGCATGGCGTTTGCAAGAGGAATCGGAGAATACGGATCCGTAGTCTTTATCTCCGGAAACCTTCCGGGCAAGACGGAGATCCTTCCTCTTTTGATCGTGACTAAATTGGAGCAATACGAATACGCCAAAGCGACGGGGATAGCGATGCTTATGCTCGCGCTCTCATTCGCCATCATGTTCACCATCAATTATCTGCAAAATAGGGCTTCGAGGAAATTAGGATGA
- a CDS encoding DUF445 family protein, which translates to MKLPYGNKPYSKLQFVSNSLFVIFGGLLVWGLVGKWDRFLWGNVLLHGVEGGLVGAICDWFAVWKTYRAVELQSEGIAEEIGKWVSTDLISEHKLKSYLDEILDDPENMDTLRSLLEKHLSGEKEIREILDLVWSKVEEDIVRYVTNFKFSGADKEILHELNRRKEILGTVRFLVGESLVKATNEEDFSERIQKITKGFSFLAKPLIWLIDPRKRIREFGEGLKEGRDFQTEEEGVLFEVFSLFSDCAELYVGSWNELPSEAREEAVRALADFGKEQLNRLATDLVLSHKEDLSRMENLREYAPIRILLEFLRSKTNESVSQYVGEQVAKGLKVLEPRKFRENLETKTRNVLEKIRINGSLLGFFAGTVIGVLISLL; encoded by the coding sequence TTGAAGTTACCGTACGGAAACAAACCGTACTCTAAATTACAGTTCGTATCGAATTCTCTTTTCGTAATATTCGGAGGCCTCCTCGTATGGGGGCTTGTCGGAAAATGGGACAGATTCCTTTGGGGAAACGTTCTTTTACACGGAGTGGAAGGCGGACTCGTAGGCGCGATTTGCGATTGGTTTGCGGTATGGAAAACCTATAGAGCAGTGGAATTGCAGAGCGAGGGAATCGCGGAAGAGATCGGAAAATGGGTCTCCACGGATTTAATCAGCGAACATAAATTGAAATCCTATCTGGACGAGATCTTGGACGATCCGGAGAATATGGATACTCTTCGTTCTTTGTTGGAAAAACATCTCTCCGGAGAAAAAGAAATCAGGGAAATTTTGGATCTGGTCTGGAGCAAGGTGGAGGAGGATATCGTCCGCTACGTCACGAATTTCAAATTTTCCGGTGCGGATAAGGAGATCCTACACGAATTGAACCGGAGGAAGGAAATCCTAGGAACGGTGCGCTTCTTAGTGGGAGAATCCTTGGTCAAGGCGACGAACGAGGAGGATTTCTCGGAAAGAATCCAGAAAATCACCAAAGGATTTTCCTTTTTAGCCAAACCTCTCATTTGGCTCATCGATCCTAGAAAAAGAATCCGAGAATTCGGAGAGGGACTAAAAGAAGGACGGGATTTTCAAACGGAAGAAGAAGGGGTTCTATTCGAAGTCTTTTCCCTATTCTCCGATTGCGCCGAATTATACGTGGGCTCTTGGAACGAATTGCCTTCTGAGGCAAGAGAAGAAGCGGTAAGAGCCCTTGCCGATTTCGGTAAGGAACAACTGAATCGTTTGGCTACGGACTTGGTGCTTTCCCATAAGGAAGATTTAAGCCGTATGGAAAACCTCAGGGAATATGCGCCTATTCGCATATTGTTGGAGTTCCTACGATCCAAGACGAATGAGTCGGTCTCCCAATACGTGGGAGAACAAGTCGCCAAGGGGCTTAAGGTTTTGGAGCCCAGGAAATTCAGAGAAAATTTGGAAACGAAGACCCGTAATGTCTTGGAGAAAATACGGATCAATGGAAGCCTTTTGGGCTTTTTTGCGGGCACAGTGATCGGAGTGCTGATCTCCTTACTCTGA